In Babesia microti strain RI chromosome IV, complete genome, the sequence CCTTTTGATCTAGATAATTTAACAACTTACACGTCTCAAAGCAATGATACCTTCCTTTGCCAGCATGTCTAAAGCAATTGGATCGATGCCTTTGTGGTTTAATACGACAAATGATGTGTTATCGTCACATACTTTGCGTTTTAGCTCAAGAATCTTTTCAACCTTTTCATCGGTAAATTTTCGCTCTGAAGtaaccaatttatcacGCTGTTGTGCATTGGAGTAGAAGAAACCAGAAAAAACTTCGGATTTTTCATATTCTAGAGAACAATTTAAGGTGAGAATGTATGCATTTTTAACCATTTTTGGCATATCGGGATGTCTGGCACCATGGTCAAACACCATTCCTCTTATCAACTTAGTTTCAGTACTTAATTTATGCTTCATTTGTAAAATCTCCAACATGAATAGATCAATTAATTGACCAGGACGATATATAAGTTTGATTGCCTCCATAATTTGTGATGTCACTACATCTGCTAACTTAAGGTTTATCTTAGTTCTTATAGAAGTTTTCGCGACGCATTCTAACATTTCCCAATCCGTTCTACCGCCGTTAGTAGTCTCCAATGGCACATCCACCGAAATTTCATCTAGAACCTTAAGAACCTCTTCCCTTGCTATATCAAATCCATCACAAATGAATTTAGGGTGGACATTTTCATACAAGATATTTTCTTCACTATTCTTTAATAGGCACGATGCTAACAACACATTGCTTGTGGTACCATCACCTGTTATCTCATCCATTGCTGTAGCAGCGCGGCACAAAATTGTAGCTGTTGGATGTCTTATCATCATTTCATTCAATAAAACATTGCCATCCTTGGTTATCTTTATTGAGCCTAAATTAGTGTTGTTATTTAGtttttaaaatgtataaagtaattacataaatttagtATATGCAATTTGCTTGaataaaatgaaatatagTTATACCTGAACCACTGACTAGCATTTTGAATGTACCCTTGGGTCCCAAATTTGatttcaatatatcatACAATCCTTTAGCAGCGGAAATTGTAGTTAGCAAGGCCGCGCTGGAACGGATTGTATCCGCTTTActgtttaatatatttactgCCATTGTGAACCAATATACTAATAGTTCTAACAGTAGGAGAGCTATGTGAAAATGGGGAAGATATATGTCATGGAGGTATTATAATCGATCTGTTAAAAAGTACTTTTCAACCTTCCCCAAGGTAATCTTGCACGATAAACCAATAAAACCCATTGTGACTAAGAATGTCAACACAACTACACTTGGTACTAACCAATGCTCTAAAGTATCCGATACGGGTAGTGGCAGAAAAAATGATACTTTCTATGGAATCTTATTAGATGGCAAACTTTTACATACACCAAAGGGAAAAGTTTTTAGTTGCagtaacaaatttttactaCCTTTATTAGTAAATGAATGGAACGGAGTTTTAGGTAAATTACATCGATTCCGATCTTTGCCCATTACTTATTGTTTATCATCTCACATCGATAATAAAGATGTTTCTaatgtcaaattgttaaattattttgagCATGATACCCTAAAGTATCTGCCATTCTTATCtaatataacatatcaTTCCAATGTGCCTAACACTGACAATTACTATCCCTTGAAATTCGAATTtctaaaatcaatttctaaattttcatttgaaGAATACTCTACAATAGCATTATCGCAATATTTAAACTGTCTGTCTTTCCAAACTACAACACTATCAAGTGATGTTtctaaatatatagataaattaaCATCACTTGATAGGGTTGTTATGGAAATGTTATctgatgaatataaatcattcatACTGGCATCTAGTGTGCTTCAAGAAGCCATTTCCCCTGAAATCGCTCTAAGGTTATCTAGAATTGAAGAAACTTATCAAAAGTCAACTTCAATCAAAAATGTAGAGAATGTCGATTCAGTAGGTAATTTGCAACTTTGGTTAGAGCATTGGCAAGAAGAAGAACTCGACATTTTGCGCTTCGTTAAAGGCGTTTTTGTTTGTGCGAATTCTAGAACTTTGGAATAGCAGCATCTAAATTGTAATTCTAATGCTATTTACTATTGGTCcttgaattaattgtaaaaagtATGGTTCTCTAGTGTGTTGTTTGATAGCttattgttatttgtatatttatgaaTCGTTATTAGATATCACCTAAATgtgtttaatatttttctgttaaataaatagtaaaTGGGAAATACTAAAATAAGAATTGTGGGTTGCTATAATACAGTCACAGTTTTGGCTAAGCCCCGAGGATAATCAGGATCAATCCCCCTTTCCATTGCGCAAAAGTATGCTAGTAATTGGAAAACAACCACTGCTGATAATGGTGTTGCATATCCTATGTCtttaattacaataaattcatcTGCAAAATCCTCAACCAATTCCTTCTTATCTGTAACACAAACAACATACGACCCTCTGGCCTTCAACTGCTCAGCAGCACATATAGGTACAGAATAATCTTCTTCAAATATTAGTGATATCGTTGGTGTTTTATCTTTACTGTTTATCATAGCCAAAGTCCCATGTTTCATTAAACCAGATTGTACAGCTTCTGCATGTAAGTATGGCACTTCCTTCAACTTCAGAGCGCCTTCCTTTGCTATAACAAAGTAAGCTCCTCTACCCAAAATAAACAATGAATTGCAAGTTTCACAGATAGTTGTTATTTGTTTGGCTAGTTTTTGAATCTTTTCTACTTGATTACATACTGAAGTGATACTAGTCGGTAGTAGTGATAGTGAGGATTCGAGCGCTGATGTTATTTTTTGGCTATCAGGCATAGATAATTGAGAAACAATTGATTGGATAAGTTTTAGGCCTGCAAAAGATTGACTGGTAAATGTTTTTGTGGATGCAACTGACATTTCTCTTCCAGCATTTAAGCATAATGggtaatttgttatttgaGCCAAATAACTATTACAATCGTTTACTATTGATATGGTTATTGATTTTGGTGAAATTGtctttaataaattaaatgaatgTATAGTATCCAATGTCTCTCCAGACTGAGATAAgtatatgataaatttaggACTGCCATAAAATTCCATAGCAGACTCCTTAGTCATCTCACTGGTATCAACAACATACACtttgaatgtatttttagctgatttatgtattaataatttcataatataaGCAATAAAATGGGCAGAATGGAGTGATGATCCACAACCAGCGAATATAAAATCGAATTTTCCAATCCCAGGCTCATTACTAATACTTTGCAGAAtagaattaaaattttgattgttAAATAAGTCTTGTAGCCTTTTTGGTTGCTCATAAATTTCTTTTTCAATCCAGTATTTGTATGGAGATGGTGAggtttcaaattttggattgtttatttgatatactGGCCCAGTTGAAAACAGCTTATCCATAGTTGcatcatccaatttcatTGTAGTATTATCACTTAGCGGCACATATTTATCTACTCCGCTTCCAAAAGCAATTACTTCCGATGCAACGATTACTCCGTTATCATCATTTCTTTTTCCAATCAACAAAGGTGACTCCTTTCTGGAAACTATGAGATAAGGTAAAGCGGTTGATGCTATAACAAATGCCCAGGTGCCATCCAGCTTCTTTATCGTGCTATTAATGGCATCTTCCAATTCCAACCCTGAATCCATTTCCATTCCTATTAGATGTGCCACTGCTTCTGAATCTGATTCAGGTAACTTTATTTTGGGAAAAAGTGGtgaacattttaaatgttcAAATAACCAATgtgaattgtatattgtacCATTGTGGGCTAGTGCAATACGATTCTTATAATCACTATGCGGATGAGCATTTTTATCGTTCAACCCACCTACGGTTGCCCATCTTGTATGTCCAATGCCAGTTCTGGATTTTAAGTGATTGTTGGATGCCAAATCCTTTAATCTAGATAGACATTCAATGGGATTAGATTGTTTGTTAGGTACTGATGAATTGCCTGAGCATTTGGTAATTACCAATGAACCATCATCTTTTCTAGTTGCAATACCGCAAGAATCGTATCCTCGATGTTGCAAGTATTCAATACCTTGATATAGATAAACCTGAACATCATCAAATCCTGATGCTCCTACTATTCCACAGCATTCCGTTCTAGGTATTAAACTTCTTAATCTAATCCAAGGAGATACtgttgaatataaatttgtagatAAGCATCtaatgtaatttaatacACCGCCTTTTCTATTTTCATCCATTTCAATTTCCCATAAAAAATGGTTAAATTATGGGTTTAATGgacaataaattaataggtgacaataaatattatgattatatttataatttgtagAACGGTAAGTTATATGTGCTctgattatataaaaatttaatggTGGTcggattttttgaaaattctAGATTGtgttaatattataaaataatgattttatgtatttgattggtgtatttttatttttaagttACTGATTGGGCTCCTACTATTATATacttttatatattaaatgtcCGAGgaaattgccatttttcCTCCCCcttataatatttgatgCATGGTCAATTATGATATAGATGTAGAATTTACTgctaatatttttttaaacaGATATTTTATAGCTAGTGAGTCCCCATCCCATCTTGGCATCCATAAGGATTATACACACTAGGCACTGTAGACGTAAATATTCctacatttttataaatttaaatacacCAAACAAATTTCTACTATATTGCTATGTATAATGGATTTGACTGTTCAAATTCTTccaatttttatcatctATATGGATTCAATATTTAGCTAGTTCTGGAGTAAAATTTGGGGATTAGTATTTGTGAGcatgtattatttttataatcaattagaATAGGATTACTAAATTAAGTTTAATAGATTTTTTGGTAATTATTGGATTTATGTACTAAAAGTAGTCGACAATTGGGCAAGTACTATTTTGAGTGTTCTTGTGATGGTGTTTCCGTGAACTAATATTCTAGATTCAAttctaaatttattttgatatttataaatgtttatgtattttatatcGGGTGATTCAGCTTCGCATTTTGTGGTTTAACTGTTTCTATTTGAACTCTTGAGTACTAACAAATTGTGTTATATGATACAGACATTCATCGTCCATACTTAATATGGATAAATCCATTAgttatattgattttaaagAGGCTTATGAATTAGATAAGCGGTTGATGTCTCCCGAATTTGGATATACTTTGGAACAAGTATGACATGTTTCATATCAGTTAATGGAATTAGCCGGGTATTCTGTTTCTAAATGCATTCACCATATAacacaaaaatataaaccTGCAAATAAACTTTTAATCATTTGTGGGCCAGGtggaaatatatttatttaggaaatAACGGGGGTGATGGTCTCGTTGCTGCTAGGCATTTAACCTGTTTCGGGTTTTATGTTAAAGTTTTTTATCCAAAACTGGGGAAAAAAACtctttttaataatttaactatGCAATTGAGATCATACAATGTAGaaatttgcgataatttaaatgaaaatgGTAATTATGCTGTTTTATTTAGAAtatgatgattttgattTGATAATCGATGCTATTTTTGGATTTGGATTGAAAGGTGAAGTAAGAGAACCTTACAATACAATATTGCGCAATCTTTCTAAGTATactaataaaatcatttcaaTAGATGTGCCCTCTGGACCATATTTAGATGCTGACAAGTCTAATGCAAATGTTAATGgttcaaaaaattttccctgtaatatatcattatgtgtgccaaaaaattgtgtGAAAAATTTCAGTGGATTACATTTTTTGGCCGGTCGATTCCTGCCTCCTACAGTAAAAGACGTGGTGCTTCCTACGTATACTGATACTAATGAATTTGCCCTATtgaataaaaatcaatgattTGCTTATCGTTTATAAAGTAGATACaatagttaattatttaatgatgCTATAAATATCTTCATAACATgatatgatataatatccTATGATACAATTGACCAATGCTCCTATTTTATATCAAGGAAGATACTTACCGTTCATTCCATCACAATTTGTCACAGaaactattaattttttttcagATCGGCAGAAAATTAGTGAATTGTTAGACCTAATTTGCAGTCCACTTAAGCCAAACGACACATTAACTGATAGGAGGGAGTACCAGCGACACTTCGAGGCATATCAGTATATTAGACAAGTAAGCTAATAGGTGTATTTAGTTATATAGAAAGAAATTTGACCAGCATGAATTTAATGCCGCTAATTGTATGTGGAAGGCTTTGAGAAGTCTCCCCGCTAGTTTATATCAGGAGGCGGCACAGTCTGAAACGGAATTTATGCCTAAAGAATTGGtattcaataattgttaCAGAGATGATATTCTTAATTCTCTGACGGATTATGAACGGGAAAAGTTTGACAATTATTCCATAATAAATCACTTGCGCTTCCCTCATTTAGATATCAAAAGGAAGTGTCCTGGTTTATTTTGGATTAAAGAATCTAAAGCGGTATCAAAGCAGAAACAAGCTTTGTTGGCTAAAAAACTTAAGGTGAAGTAAATTTGGTATTAAACATTTGCAGTGCGaatgttattattatttgttcTGATTATTCAAATTTCTGAAGGTTTTCTTTTGAAAGTTTGTGAAaagaatatattcaaaatggAATCGCTTGCCAAGTTCGGAATATCGCAGTATACAACCAGAAGGCCATTGAAAAGAATTAATGGGGTTATTAAATATCTCTCTAGTGACTTTCAGGTTAACGAAATAGATTTATCTGGAAACGTGCTAACAAGTGAggattttattgatattgataaaatcgAACAGAGTATAAATAGGGCAAAATCGTATATTCTAGGTCACGATGTATTTAAGTCGACCGATTGgattaacaatattttggAATCGGGTATATTTACCGTAAATGATCAAGAAgcaataattaaattgattcaGCAATTATCCgacatatttaataatagGAATGGTGTAGAATTGACACAATTCCCCTGCGCCATACTGAAAggtgatgaaaatattctCAATATGAAGAGTTACCGAAAGGATATTCATGATTTTGTTCGCAAAAAATTCCCCTTCCTCAATTCAACTGCCGTAACTAGTGAAATTGCTCGTCAATTTCAACATTTATCCAATAATCAAAGTTTTGATGTAGATGTTGATGAAGAAAATGGCAATTTAgcaataaaatatttattattgttcCCACATAAAATGTGTTTGGATAGCTTAAACTTAAAAATGTCGTCGGAAATACAACAACTAAATGCAGAACTTCCATTTTCCAACGAACGAAAGGAATGTTTGATACTAGGTGAAATGGCGACGGGGGTTGAAGTTGAAAATGTAGAACTAGTAAAGGATAAGTGTTCGAAGAAACCctattatataacatttaatCTTTCAAAGATAAATAAAGATACAAGTGAAGTTGTTGAAATGCTTTGTAAATGTCTAAAAAAATCTAGTAAAGAAGTTTCATTTGCGGGAACAAAAGATAAGCGTGCCATCACTGTGCAACAATTTTGTATCAAACAAACAAGACTGGAACAGCTACTATTGTGTATGACTTATAAGGGTTGGGATAAAAACGTGTTTCtatccaaatttaaatatacaagAGAAAAGGTTGGTATTGGGGATTTGTTTGGTAACGAATTTAAAATCGCAATAAGAGGAATTCATACTTCCGACATTGGCCACTTTGTGGAATGctttgacaatttgaatgaaaatggatttattaattattttgggaTGCAAAGATTTGGTACTTTCAAAGTCAAAACGCACATGATAGGGGCCGCAATTTTAGCTTGTGAATATGAACAGGCAATAAGACTCATTTTAGGTGATGTAAATCTGGCTCAAAAGTTTCCATCTTTCATACATCACGGCCTAGATCTAGACattgaatatttgaaaaacggtgatattgataaaacaATAAAAACGCTACCGCATCACATGTACATTGAAaagaatatattaatgaatCTGAAACGtaattgtacatttaaACAGTGTCTGGAAAGGATGCCAAGGAATACTTTAACAATGTACATCCACGCTGCACAGAGTctaatattcaatttcatcgCATCTAAAAGGATTGAAATGGGATATAAACCAATGATTGGTGATTTAGTTCTGCAGCCAAATTCCACTGACGAGGTGAAAGTGTTGGAAAGTGAAGAAGAGTGTAGTATGTATAGGATTACCGATATTGTCATACCACTGCCCGGGGATTCAGTGACATATCCACCAAATCTGAATAATGATTATGAAAAGATTTCTTTGGAACAGTTAGGTACCAATTTTAATACCACCGCGCCAATGTTTCAGATGAGAGGATCCTACAGGCACTTAATTGTCAAACCAATTGGTTTAGAATATTACATTACAGATAAACTGAATGCGCATGATCAGATAATCTTAGACTCTGAAATAGACCGTCATTCTATCAAACGCAAGAGGACTCACAGGGCGTTAGTAGATAACCAGGATCTGGAAGGCAAAGTTGCCATTGTCTTATCTTGTAGATTGCGAAAATCATCATACATGACTATGGCTCTAAGGGAAATATTTGAGTTGAATTCTTGACTCTCTTAAGAAACGAACTTgctttaaaattttgttaatatatttagttattGTCGCCAATTATGAAGtcaattatgtaaatagtaatttgattataaatGATCGCGATTATAGTACTAATAGTGTTGTTAGTGATAATATACTAAAGGAGAATAATACGGGGAAagaaacaatttcattagCGAATAAAATATAGTGTGGACACTCAGTTAACGTGTTCCATGGATGGGGGATGAAAATGTTCCCTCATTGTCTGTATGCGAAATTCGCACTCATTTGGGCATGAAATTGGCATTTATAGGAATATTAAGAGTTTCCAAGGATTTAGAGGGGCCGATATTCTTAGCGCGCCGTTTCAATTCCACCCAGTAACTATATCACTAAATATAGTATACCATTTTTTAAACGAAATGCCGTCAGTgattttgcaaatttttcGGCAAGATATGTTGCATCGAGagtatcaaattaatttatatagattGGAGAGAGTGAAAAGATGGTTTTGCAGGAGGGTGGGGCCAAGTTGTACTCTCTAAAATGGGATAATGGCCTATGTATTGTCTGTCTAACTGGACAAGAATATCCTGATAGGTAAACAGAATTTCATCCCAGAGTTGCATTCACACTTGCTCACGTTGTGTATGCTGAGTTTATTAAACTTTATTCTTCCACATGGCAAACACAAATGACtgatataaaattgaagtTCCCTGATCTGAAGGAAATTATGAATAAGTATAACAAACCAGAAGATATCGATGCTCTCACTATGACTGAATATAAAGTTAGTCAAACCTTGAAGATCGTTAGGAGCACTGTTGCTGATATTCTAAGGAGTGGAGAAAATCTGGAATCTCTAGTAGATCGCAGCAAAGATTTATCTCGTAAGTGATTCTTCAATTCAGTTCAGACTAAAAAAATCTTTAAACGCAGTAAGGCTTTGAAGCGGAACGCTTGTTGTGCCCTCATGTAACGTTCTGCTATATAtgaatatcaatatcagCACTGGCGATTGTTTTAGCATAACTGctattgtataataatttgttattacGTTTCTAGTAGCAGCATTCTAATATATctaaaattacattgttataaataacaaatatttgcaatagTTTGTCTAATCATATCTTCCAATTGCCTAGACAATTCCacacaattatttgacTCTACAAATACTCTGATGCAACTTTCAGTTCCGGATAATCTAATCAAGAATCTGCTTTTGTGGTGGCCTGAGAAGATATGATTCCCATATCGTACAATTTTTGGTAGTAAATTCATGAAATTATTTCGATATATGTTATCCAAAGGTAATTGCGATAGAATAAATGGGATTGGTTTGTAAAATTCTAGCCATTCATCGATACTTAAGTTTAACATACATAAACACGCTTCCAccattaaacaatttgaaacCGAATCTCCCATTGCTATATTGGAAATGTTTGACAAGTAAAATAACTAAGTAAGTGAAATTGTACCTCGCTTGGTACATTAGCTGTGTTAACAATCAATTCCCCGTGTCCATTAGattcatataatatagCAATGTCAAATCCATTAATAGCTCGTTTCAAATGCTTAACTCCACACTCTGTGTATATATGCCTgcatttgatatttataggtaatttatcaaatatatcaaatatgaaattagtggatgatatatttgaatactGTGTTTGTGCTATCCCGATTGTTAATTCATCGGtgttataatttgaaagtATGTTGGCAATGcatttgataattaaacaaaGAATGTAATCTCCATCTGCAATTTTAGGTAAATCATCTgcaatataataaattaatctATCAGCATCTCCATCAAATGATACACATCTATATCCTCtaagtatatttattttattcaCTGAATCTGTAAAAACTTACAAATTTCACGAGGCAACTTCTTTGACATTACATAATTAGATCCAcattcatcatttataGGTTTCAAATGATCACAATGGTAAAATTGTGTAGATATTCCTAGTTTGATTAGTGAATTTTTAAGGAATTCAGTCTTTGTAGAAAATGATCCCTGTGCAGTGtctattatcaatatacCCCTgtccaaattattatttatgtgaGTTTGTTTTATATTAGTAATTAGCAGGTCCCAATTATTTGAAagatttttataataatctTCCTGATCTACCTTAGCAAATCTCACACACCAAGCTAATGTTGCAGTGCAAATTATTCCCATATCAATGAATTTTACTTTCCCAAAGACCTTTTCCCCATAATATATTCctgaaattaatattttgacAATCTCAGATCCGCTTTCCCTGTTATCTCTCCCAATCAATATCACCCTAGATGACAtcatcaataattaataataatgaaaattatcattgataGATACCTTTCTGAGTCATCTTTACTACATCTGATATTGTACTTTTCCATGTTATcaaacaaatattgttgAAAATCAGTTCTACAATTGACCAACTTTTCAAGTTCATTCTCCCAGaattcattaattaaatatccATCAGAAccaaacatttttattccATTATCTTTATATGGATTGTGTGATGCTGTAATAACGGTGCCgatgaatttattttttgaattgtttgtGTCTATATTGGAATTTGCGATTATAGCCAGTGCTATTCCACACctgtatattataaaagGGGGTAAATCTTCCAAATTCACGATTCCAGTATCTTGATTCCATGATTTCAGAGTTTTAGGGTCGTCAATTGTGAAGCGGAATCCGCTGGTACCATAGTGAATCTCATACGCATCCATGGTGGTGAAGTAACTATACttacattaaaattatttagtttcTCATCTAATActtatattcaattatttgaacCAATTTATAGTCAATTGACCATTTGTCATAGTTTACT encodes:
- a CDS encoding phosphoacetylglucosamine mutase (overlaps_old_locusTagID:BBM_III07425); the encoded protein is MDAYEIHYGTSGFRFTIDDPKTLKSWNQDTGIVNLEDLPPFIIYRCGIALAIIANSNIDTNNSKNKFIGTVITASHNPYKDNGIKMFGSDGYLINEFWENELEKLVNCRTDFQQYLFDNMEKYNIRCSKDDSERVILIGRDNRESGSEIVKILISGIYYGEKVFGKVKFIDMGIICTATLAWCVRFAKVDQEDYYKNLSNNWDLLITNIKQTHINNNLDRGILIIDTAQGSFSTKTEFLKNSLIKLGISTQFYHCDHLKPINDECGSNYVMSKKLPREILNKINILRGYRCVSFDGDADRLIYYIADDLPKIADGDYILCLIIKCIANILSNYNTDELTIGIAQTQYSNISSTNFIFDIFDKLPINIKCRHIYTECGVKHLKRAINGFDIAILYESNGHGELIVNTANVPSELFYLSNISNIAMGDSVSNCLMVEACLCMLNLSIDEWLEFYKPIPFILSQLPLDNIYRNNFMNLLPKIVRYGNHIFSGHHKSRFLIRLSGTESCIRVFVESNNCVELSRQLEDMIRQTIANICYL
- a CDS encoding glucosamine--fructose-6-phosphate aminotransferase (isomerizing) (overlaps_old_locusTagID:BBM_III07395;~overlaps_old_locusTagID:BBM_III07400), translating into MDENRKGGVLNYIRCLSTNLYSTVSPWIRLRSLIPRTECCGIVGASGFDDVQVYLYQGIEYLQHRGYDSCGIATRKDDGSLVITKCSGNSSVPNKQSNPIECLSRLKDLASNNHLKSRTGIGHTRWATVGGLNDKNAHPHSDYKNRIALAHNGTIYNSHWLFEHLKCSPLFPKIKLPESDSEAVAHLIGMEMDSGLELEDAINSTIKKLDGTWAFVIASTALPYLIVSRKESPLLIGKRNDDNGVIVASEVIAFGSGVDKYVPLSDNTTMKLDDATMDKLFSTGPVYQINNPKFETSPSPYKYWIEKEIYEQPKRLQDLFNNQNFNSILQSISNEPGIGKFDFIFAGCGSSLHSAHFIAYIMKLLIHKSAKNTFKVYVVDTSEMTKESAMEFYGSPKFIIYLSQSGETLDTIHSFNLLKTISPKSITISIVNDCNSYLAQITNYPLCLNAGREMSVASTKTFTSQSFAGLKLIQSIVSQLSMPDSQKITSALESSLSLLPTSITSVCNQVEKIQKLAKQITTICETCNSLFILGRGAYFVIAKEGALKLKEVPYLHAEAVQSGLMKHGTLAMINSKDKTPTISLIFEEDYSVPICAAEQLKARGSYVVCVTDKKELVEDFADEFIVIKDIGYATPLSAVVVFQLLAYFCAMERGIDPDYPRGLAKTVTVL
- a CDS encoding T-complex protein 1 subunit zeta (overlaps_old_locusTagID:BBM_III07390), whose protein sequence is MAVNILNSKADTIRSSAALLTTISAAKGLYDILKSNLGPKGTFKMLVSGSGSIKITKDGNVLLNEMMIRHPTATILCRAATAMDEITGDGTTSNVLLASCLLKNSEENILYENVHPKFICDGFDIAREEVLKVLDEISVDVPLETTNGGRTDWEMLECVAKTSIRTKINLKLADVVTSQIMEAIKLIYRPGQLIDLFMLEILQMKHKLSTETKLIRGMVFDHGARHPDMPKMVKNAYILTLNCSLEYEKSEVFSGFFYSNAQQRDKLVTSERKFTDEKVEKILELKRKVCDDNTSFVVLNHKGIDPIALDMLAKEGIIALRRIKRRNMERLTLCCGGNACNSVENLTKEDLGFAEMVYEEMLGEDKYTFVEGVKNPSSCTILIKAPNEYSITQIKDAIRDGVRAVNNSLLDGKVVPGAGAFEIAAYSKLMDLSRQTKGSLKYGVSIFAESLLCVPKILADNAGLDSKEIVLNIIDLHKKSGRPLGIDLETGEHISPSIAGIWDNYCVKRQVVTIASTVAQQLLLVDEIMKAGKSMKN
- a CDS encoding hypothetical protein (overlaps_old_locusTagID:BBM_III07395) codes for the protein MSWRYYNRSVKKYFSTFPKVILHDKPIKPIVTKNVNTTTLGTNQCSKVSDTGSGRKNDTFYGILLDGKLLHTPKGKVFSCSNKFLLPLLVNEWNGVLGKLHRFRSLPITYCLSSHIDNKDVSNVKLLNYFEHDTLKYLPFLSNITYHSNVPNTDNYYPLKFEFLKSISKFSFEEYSTIALSQYLNCLSFQTTTLSSDVSKYIDKLTSLDRVVMEMLSDEYKSFILASSVLQEAISPEIALRLSRIEETYQKSTSIKNVENVDSVGNLQLWLEHWQEEELDILRFVKGVFVCANSRTLE
- a CDS encoding Multisubstrate pseudouridine synthase 7 (overlaps_old_locusTagID:BBM_III07415), producing the protein MESLAKFGISQYTTRRPLKRINGVIKYLSSDFQVNEIDLSGNVLTSEDFIDIDKIEQSINRAKSYILGHDVFKSTDWINNILESGIFTVNDQEAIIKLIQQLSDIFNNRNGVELTQFPCAILKGDENILNMKSYRKDIHDFVRKKFPFLNSTAVTSEIARQFQHLSNNQSFDVDVDEENGNLAIKYLLLFPHKMCLDSLNLKMSSEIQQLNAELPFSNERKECLILGEMATGVEVENVELVKDKCSKKPYYITFNLSKINKDTSEVVEMLCKCLKKSSKEVSFAGTKDKRAITVQQFCIKQTRLEQLLLCMTYKGWDKNVFLSKFKYTREKVGIGDLFGNEFKIAIRGIHTSDIGHFVECFDNLNENGFINYFGMQRFGTFKVKTHMIGAAILACEYEQAIRLILGDVNLAQKFPSFIHHGLDLDIEYLKNGDIDKTIKTLPHHMYIEKNILMNLKRNCTFKQCLERMPRNTLTMYIHAAQSLIFNFIASKRIEMGYKPMIGDLVLQPNSTDEVKVLESEEECSMYRITDIVIPLPGDSVTYPPNLNNDYEKISLEQLGTNFNTTAPMFQMRGSYRHLIVKPIGLEYYITDKLNAHDQIILDSEIDRHSIKRKRTHRALVDNQDLEGKVAIVLSCRLRKSSYMTMALREIFELNS
- a CDS encoding synaptobrevin homolog YKT6 (overlaps_old_locusTagID:BBM_III07420), whose product is MGDENVPSLSVCEIRTHLGMKLAFIGILRVSKDLEGPIFLARRFNSTHIPFFKRNAVSDFANFSARYVASRIGESEKMVLQEGGAKLYSLKWDNGLCIVCLTGQEYPDRVAFTLAHVVYAEFIKLYSSTWQTQMTDIKLKFPDLKEIMNKYNKPEDIDALTMTEYKVSQTLKIVRSTVADILRSGENLESLVDRSKDLSLQTKKIFKRSKALKRNACCALM
- a CDS encoding conserved Plasmodium protein, unknown function (overlaps_old_locusTagID:BBM_III07410), yielding MIQLTNAPILYQGRYLPFIPSQFVTETINFFSDRQKISELLDLICSPLKPNDTLTDRREYQRHFEAYQYIRQLYRKKFDQHEFNAANCMWKALRSLPASLYQEAAQSETEFMPKELVFNNCYRDDILNSLTDYEREKFDNYSIINHLRFPHLDIKRKCPGLFWIKESKAVSKQKQALLAKKLKVK
- a CDS encoding YjeF family N-terminal domain (overlaps_old_locusTagID:BBM_III07405) yields the protein MDKSISYIDFKEAYELDKRLMSPEFGYTLEQLMELAGYSVSKCIHHITQKYKPANKLLIICGPGNNGGDGLVAARHLTCFGFYVKVFYPKLGKKTLFNNLTMQLRSYNVEICDNLNENEYDDFDLIIDAIFGFGLKGEVREPYNTILRNLSKYTNKIISIDVPSGPYLDADKSNANVNGSKNFPCNISLCVPKNCVKNFSGLHFLAGRFLPPTVKDVVLPTYTDTNEFALLNKNQ